One window of the Procambarus clarkii isolate CNS0578487 chromosome 89, FALCON_Pclarkii_2.0, whole genome shotgun sequence genome contains the following:
- the LOC138359092 gene encoding myosin light chain kinase, smooth muscle-like → MQRLERQLRTTSRNSSGQCPPLQGRRAAGSVLPFRDVGQRAVSSPSGTSGSWQCPPLQGRRAAGSVLPFRDVGQRAVSSPSGTSASGQCPPLQGRRAAGSVLPFRDVGQRAVSSPSGTSASGKCPPPSGTSASGQCPPPSGTSASGKCPPLQGRRPAGSVLPLQGRRPAGSVLPLQGRRPAGSVLPLQGRRPAGSVLPLQGRRPAGSVLTFRDVGQREVSSPFRDVGQREVSSPFRDVGQRAVSSPFRDVGQREVSSPFRDVGQREVSSPSGTSASGKCPPLQGRRPAGSVLAFEDVGQRTVSSPFRDVGQRAVSSPFRDVGQRAVSSPSGTSGSGQCPHLQGRRPAGSVLSFRDVGQRAVSSPSGTSASGQCPHLQGRRAEKTLLNHTKNLTESSSSESDLDESISSAPRSLTPISTSVACSSDSSSMDVTVISTSSNSKEN, encoded by the coding sequence ATGCAGAGACTCGAAAGACAATTGAGGACAACCTCAAGAAATTCCAGCGGGCAGTGTCCTCCCCTTCAGGGACGTCGGGCAGCGGGCAGTGTCCTCCCCTTCAGGGACGTCGGCCAGCGGGCAGTGTCCTCCCCTTCAGGGACGTCGGGCAGCTGGCAGTGTCCTCCCCTTCAGGGACGTCGGGCAGCGGGCAGTGTCCTCCCCTTCAGGGACGTCGGGCAGCGGGCAGTGTCCTCCCCTTCAGGGACGTCGGCCAGCGGGCAGTGTCCTCCCCTTCAGGGACGTCGGGCAGCGGGCAGTGTCCTCCCCTTCAGGGACGTCGGCCAGCGGGCAGTGTCCTCCCCTTCAGGGACGTCGGCCAGCGGGAAGTGTCCTCCCCCTTCAGGGACGTCGGCCAGCGGGCAGTGTCCTCCCCCTTCAGGGACGTCGGCCAGCGGGAAGTGTCCTCCCCTTCAGGGACGTCGGCCAGCGGGCAGTGTCCTCCCCCTTCAGGGACGTCGGCCAGCGGGAAGTGTCCTCCCCCTTCAGGGACGTCGGCCAGCGGGCAGTGTCCTCCCCCTTCAGGGACGTCGGCCAGCGGGAAGTGTCCTCCCCCTTCAGGGACGTCGGCCAGCGGGAAGTGTCCTCACCTTCAGGGACGTCGGCCAGCGGGAAGTGTCCTCCCCCTTCAGGGACGTCGGCCAGCGGGAAGTGTCCTCCCCCTTCAGGGACGTCGGCCAGCGGGCAGTGTCCTCCCCCTTCAGGGACGTCGGCCAGCGGGAAGTGTCCTCCCCCTTCAGGGACGTCGGCCAGCGGGAAGTTTCCTCACCTTCAGGGACGTCGGCCAGCGGGAAGTGTCCTCCCCTTCAGGGACGTCGGCCAGCGGGCAGTGTCCTCGCATTCGAGGACGTCGGGCAGCGGACAGTGTCCTCCCCCTTCAGGGACGTCGGCCAGCGGGCAGTGTCCTCCCCCTTCAGGGACGTCGGCCAGCGGGCAGTGTCCTCCCCTTCAGGGACGTCAGGCAGCGGGCAGTGTCCTCACCTTCAGGGACGTCGGCCAGCGGGCAGTGTCCTCTCCTTCAGGGACGTCGGCCAGCGGGCAGTGTCCTCACCTTCAGGGACGTCGGCCAGCGGGCAGTGTCCTCACCTTCAGGGACGTCGGGCAGAAAAAACTCTCTTAAACCACACAAAAAAcctgacagagtccagttcttctgAAAGCGaccttgatgagtcaatttcaagtGCACCAAGATCTTTAACTCCAATTTCAACTTCCGTGGCGTGTTCATCTGACTCTTCCTCCATGGATGTCACAGTAATATCAACAAGTTCCAACAGCAAAGAGAACTAA